In one window of uncultured Fusobacterium sp. DNA:
- the dnaX gene encoding DNA polymerase III subunit gamma/tau produces MHITLYRKYRPKNFEEVAGQKEIVKTIKTSLRNGKTSHAYLFTGPRGVGKTTLARLIAKGVNCLKNGVTDEPCNECENCLAINNGTFMDLIEIDAASNRGIDEIRQLKEKINYQPVKGRKKIYIIDEVHMLTKEAFNALLKTLEEPPEHVIFILATTEADKILPTIISRCQRYDFKTLSLNEMKEQLHFICKNEGVEISDEVGELIYESSGGSVRDAVSILERIMITCLGEEITLEKVESILGVTSVKKMEEFLSELKNKNYSNLVKILDQFWNESIDIELFFKDLAKYCKSLITKGELDIEKGISIIGSIFDSLNKFKYEEDKRLVGYVIIDSLLKRTSTPKEIVIEKEEVITPKVIELPKAEKNSSLDVTLEYVSSKWNEIVKEAKKEKITLGAFLITAKPYKLEENTLYIGFNSESSFCKEQMENPIYNDVLLEVVKRYVNPNIKIKYITLGKRKEVEKDDKDFTKKIVDFFGGEIMV; encoded by the coding sequence ATGCATATAACATTATATAGAAAATATAGACCTAAAAATTTTGAAGAAGTAGCAGGTCAAAAAGAGATAGTAAAAACTATAAAAACTTCTTTAAGAAATGGAAAAACTTCTCATGCATATCTTTTTACAGGGCCAAGAGGAGTAGGAAAAACTACCTTAGCTAGATTAATTGCTAAGGGAGTTAATTGCCTTAAAAATGGAGTTACTGATGAGCCTTGTAATGAGTGTGAAAACTGTTTAGCTATTAATAATGGAACTTTTATGGATTTAATTGAAATTGACGCTGCTTCAAATAGAGGTATTGATGAAATTAGACAATTAAAAGAAAAAATTAATTACCAACCTGTTAAGGGTAGAAAAAAAATATATATAATTGATGAAGTTCATATGTTAACTAAGGAAGCTTTTAATGCTCTTTTAAAAACTCTTGAAGAACCACCTGAACATGTTATCTTTATATTAGCTACAACAGAAGCTGATAAAATTTTACCTACAATTATATCAAGATGTCAAAGATATGATTTTAAAACTCTTTCTCTTAATGAGATGAAAGAGCAACTTCATTTTATATGTAAAAATGAAGGAGTAGAAATAAGTGATGAAGTTGGAGAGTTAATTTATGAAAGCTCTGGTGGAAGTGTTAGAGATGCTGTTTCTATTTTAGAAAGAATTATGATTACTTGTTTAGGAGAAGAGATTACATTAGAAAAAGTAGAATCTATATTAGGAGTAACCTCTGTTAAAAAAATGGAGGAATTTTTATCTGAATTAAAAAATAAAAATTATAGTAACTTAGTTAAAATTTTAGATCAGTTTTGGAATGAATCAATTGATATAGAACTATTTTTTAAAGATCTAGCTAAGTATTGTAAATCTCTTATAACTAAAGGCGAACTAGATATTGAAAAAGGAATCTCAATTATTGGATCCATTTTTGATTCATTAAATAAATTTAAATATGAAGAGGATAAAAGATTAGTTGGTTATGTAATTATAGATTCCCTTTTAAAAAGAACTTCAACTCCTAAAGAAATAGTTATAGAAAAAGAAGAAGTAATTACTCCTAAAGTAATTGAACTTCCTAAAGCAGAAAAAAATAGTTCATTAGATGTAACCCTTGAATATGTTTCTAGTAAATGGAATGAAATTGTAAAAGAAGCTAAAAAAGAAAAGATTACTTTAGGTGCTTTTCTTATTACTGCTAAGCCTTATAAATTAGAAGAAAATACCTTATATATAGGATTTAATAGTGAAAGTAGTTTCTGTAAAGAACAGATGGAAAATCCAATATATAATGATGTACTTTTAGAAGTTGTGAAAAGGTATGTAAATCCAAATATTAAAATTAAATATATCACTTTAGGAAAAAGAAAAGAAGTAGAAAAAGATGATAAGGATTTCACTAAAAAAATTGTAGATTTCTTTGGTGGAGAAATTATGGTATAA
- the rplI gene encoding 50S ribosomal protein L9 — protein sequence MAKIQVILTQDVAGQGRKGDIVSVSDGYAHNFLIKNNKGIIATPEELKKIENRKKKEEKKQQEEKIKSEELKKVIEAKKVEIAVKTGENGKLFGAITNKEVSAALEQTFGIKIDRKKIDCNIKSLGEHTAVIKLHSEVKAEVKIIAKAQ from the coding sequence ATGGCAAAAATACAAGTTATACTAACTCAAGATGTAGCAGGACAAGGAAGAAAAGGAGATATAGTATCTGTTTCTGATGGATATGCACACAATTTCTTAATAAAAAATAATAAAGGAATTATTGCAACTCCAGAAGAACTAAAAAAAATAGAAAATAGAAAGAAAAAAGAAGAGAAAAAACAACAAGAAGAAAAAATTAAATCTGAAGAATTAAAAAAAGTTATTGAAGCTAAAAAAGTAGAAATTGCTGTTAAAACTGGTGAAAATGGAAAACTATTTGGAGCTATTACTAACAAAGAGGTTTCTGCTGCTTTAGAGCAAACTTTTGGAATAAAAATAGATAGAAAAAAAATAGATTGTAATATTAAAAGCTTAGGTGAACACACTGCTGTTATTAAACTTCATAGTGAAGTTAAGGCTGAGGTAAAAATTATTGCTAAAGCTCAATAG
- the dnaB gene encoding replicative DNA helicase, translating to MLDIENLKKVPSSIEAEKSVLGGIFLKPDIFGDIIEILSPNDFYKNGHKLIYEAMRDIYNTGTGIDPIVVVNKLKKNEKFDEIVGEELLYEIISDVPTAANIIEYAKIVKEKSTLRKLGEVGTKIVELAYEGYEEVDTILDKAEGMIFKISENVDSKDLVSLKDVIAQEFIRLEKVYQNKGVATGISSGFSDFDQMTSGFHPSDLIILAARPAMGKTAFALNLALNAAMKSNKGVLLFSLEMSSSQLLQRLLSIESGIGLQKIRNGFLDPDDWGKLGLASMKLSNSEINIADLPNVNVLEIRAIARRLKAAGKLDMIVIDYLQLIKGNGGRNDNRQQEISEISRALKGIARELDIPIIALSQLSRATEQRADRRPMLSDLRESGAIEQDADMVMFLYRDDYYNEESEDKGLTEVIIGKQRNGPVGTIKLRFFHEYTKFENFTSKVE from the coding sequence ATGTTAGACATAGAGAATTTAAAAAAAGTTCCTAGTAGCATTGAAGCTGAAAAATCCGTTTTAGGAGGAATTTTTTTAAAACCAGATATATTTGGTGATATAATAGAAATTTTATCCCCTAACGATTTTTATAAAAATGGTCATAAACTTATTTATGAAGCTATGAGGGATATTTATAATACTGGAACTGGAATAGATCCTATTGTTGTAGTAAATAAACTTAAAAAAAATGAAAAGTTTGATGAAATTGTAGGAGAAGAATTACTTTATGAGATAATCTCTGATGTTCCTACTGCAGCTAATATAATTGAATATGCTAAAATTGTAAAAGAAAAATCTACTTTAAGAAAACTTGGAGAAGTTGGTACAAAAATTGTAGAACTTGCCTATGAAGGTTATGAAGAAGTTGATACTATTTTGGATAAAGCTGAAGGAATGATTTTCAAAATTTCAGAAAATGTAGATTCTAAAGATTTAGTTAGCTTAAAAGATGTTATTGCCCAAGAATTTATTAGACTTGAAAAAGTTTATCAAAATAAAGGGGTAGCTACTGGTATCTCTTCTGGTTTTTCAGATTTTGATCAAATGACAAGTGGTTTTCATCCATCAGATTTAATAATTTTAGCTGCTAGACCAGCTATGGGAAAGACTGCTTTTGCTCTTAACTTAGCTCTTAATGCTGCTATGAAAAGTAATAAGGGAGTTCTATTATTCAGTTTGGAAATGTCTAGTTCACAACTTCTACAAAGATTATTATCTATTGAATCTGGAATTGGACTTCAAAAAATAAGAAATGGTTTTCTTGATCCAGATGACTGGGGAAAATTAGGACTTGCTAGTATGAAACTTTCTAATTCTGAAATTAATATTGCTGACCTTCCAAATGTTAATGTTTTGGAAATTAGAGCAATTGCCAGAAGATTAAAAGCTGCTGGCAAACTTGATATGATTGTTATTGACTACCTACAATTAATCAAAGGAAATGGTGGAAGAAATGACAATAGACAACAAGAGATTTCAGAGATTTCAAGGGCTCTAAAGGGAATTGCTAGAGAACTAGATATTCCTATAATTGCTCTTTCGCAATTATCCAGAGCTACTGAACAAAGAGCAGATAGAAGACCTATGCTATCAGATTTAAGAGAATCTGGAGCTATTGAGCAAGATGCTGATATGGTAATGTTTTTATATAGAGATGATTATTATAATGAAGAATCTGAAGACAAAGGTTTAACAGAAGTTATTATTGGAAAACAAAGAAATGGTCCTGTAGGAACTATTAAATTGAGATTCTTTCATGAATATACTAAATTTGAAAACTTTACTTCTAAAGTTGAATAG
- a CDS encoding U32 family peptidase translates to MKKVELLAPVGNMEKFKMALHYGADAVFLGGKMFNLRAGSNNLSDEELEYAVNYAHERGKKVYVTLNVIPHNEELELLPDYVKFLDKIGVDGVIVADLGVFQIVKENSNLSISVSTQASNTNWRSVKMWKDLGARRVVLAREISLDNIAEIRAKVPDIELEVFVHGAMCMAISGRCLLSNYMTGRDANRGDCAQACRWKYNLVEETRPGEFMPVYEDEHGTYIFNSRDLCTIEIIDKILDLGVDSLKIEGRMKGIYYVANAVKVYRDAIDSYYSGNYQYNPKWLEELESTSNRSYTKGFYLGRPGVESQNYNDRNSYSQTHQLVAKVEKKLPNNEYILAIRNRLLVGEKLEVVSPGINVREITLPTMILMNKDKEVGEVEAANPNSFVKIKLDEELNELDMLRKKI, encoded by the coding sequence ATGAAAAAAGTTGAATTATTAGCTCCAGTAGGTAACATGGAGAAATTTAAAATGGCTCTACACTATGGAGCTGATGCAGTATTTTTAGGTGGAAAAATGTTTAACTTAAGAGCTGGAAGTAATAACCTTTCAGATGAAGAGTTAGAATATGCTGTAAACTATGCACATGAAAGAGGAAAAAAAGTATATGTTACTCTTAATGTAATCCCACACAATGAAGAATTAGAACTTCTTCCTGACTATGTAAAATTTTTAGATAAAATTGGAGTAGATGGAGTTATAGTTGCAGACCTTGGAGTATTCCAAATAGTTAAAGAAAATTCAAATCTTTCTATAAGTGTAAGTACACAAGCTAGTAACACTAACTGGCGTTCTGTTAAAATGTGGAAAGATTTAGGAGCTAGAAGAGTAGTTTTAGCAAGAGAGATATCTTTAGATAACATTGCTGAAATTAGAGCTAAAGTTCCTGATATTGAGTTAGAAGTTTTCGTACATGGAGCTATGTGTATGGCTATTTCTGGTAGATGTCTATTAAGTAACTATATGACTGGTAGAGATGCAAATAGAGGAGATTGTGCTCAAGCTTGTAGATGGAAATATAATCTTGTTGAAGAAACTAGACCAGGAGAATTTATGCCTGTATATGAAGATGAACATGGAACATATATTTTCAACTCAAGAGATCTATGTACAATTGAAATTATAGATAAAATTTTAGATTTAGGTGTTGACTCTTTAAAAATAGAGGGAAGAATGAAAGGAATATACTATGTTGCTAATGCTGTAAAAGTTTATAGAGATGCAATAGATAGTTATTATTCTGGAAACTATCAATATAATCCTAAATGGTTAGAGGAGCTAGAATCTACTTCTAATAGATCTTATACAAAAGGGTTCTATCTAGGAAGACCTGGTGTTGAATCTCAAAACTATAATGATAGAAATTCATATAGTCAAACACATCAATTAGTTGCTAAAGTTGAGAAAAAATTACCAAATAATGAATATATCCTTGCTATTAGAAATAGATTATTAGTAGGAGAAAAATTAGAGGTAGTTAGTCCTGGAATAAATGTTAGAGAGATAACTCTTCCTACTATGATACTTATGAATAAAGACAAAGAAGTAGGAGAGGTAGAAGCTGCTAATCCAAACTCATTTGTTAAAATAAAATTAGATGAAGAGTTAAACGAACTAGATATGTTAAGAAAAAAAATCTAA